A single region of the Nitrosomonas sp. Is79A3 genome encodes:
- the yihA gene encoding ribosome biogenesis GTP-binding protein YihA/YsxC: MHAGIEIAFAGRSNAGKSSAINTLTNRSRLAFVSKTPGRTQLINYFKLNTDQFLVDLPGYGYAKVPDSIRQHWQNLLSNYLQTREPLKGLVLIMDIRHPLKPLDIKMLDWFAPTGKAIHILLTKADKLSAQQANITLKDVALYLKSAYPQCTVQLFSSLASTGVEGAATVISDWLGAN; encoded by the coding sequence GTGCATGCAGGTATTGAGATTGCATTTGCAGGGCGGTCCAATGCTGGAAAATCAAGTGCAATTAATACACTTACAAATCGGAGCCGGTTGGCTTTTGTCAGCAAAACTCCTGGTCGCACACAATTAATTAATTATTTTAAATTAAATACAGACCAATTCTTGGTTGATTTGCCTGGGTATGGATACGCTAAAGTTCCAGATTCGATACGCCAACACTGGCAGAATTTATTGAGCAATTATTTGCAAACGCGCGAGCCCCTCAAGGGCTTAGTGTTGATAATGGATATTCGTCATCCACTCAAACCTCTCGATATTAAAATGCTTGATTGGTTTGCACCAACTGGAAAAGCAATTCATATATTACTAACGAAAGCTGACAAGTTGAGCGCACAACAGGCAAATATTACCTTAAAAGACGTAGCTCTGTATCTGAAGAGTGCCTATCCGCAATGCACTGTTCAGTTATTTTCGAGCTTAGCATCCACTGGCGTTGAAGGTGCCGCGACCGTTATTAGCGATTGGTTAGGTGCTAATTAG
- a CDS encoding type III pantothenate kinase, with translation MPYILAIDSGNSYVKWGLFNHGRCLRQGKVSNEQILSLNKEFRELIIPEKIVISHVARVITKNEICEQISIWPVVPLWIRTHSFQCGVSNGYSDFSQLGCDRWAALIAAWKMQRHACLVINVGSAVTIDALSDSGNFLGGIILPGFQMMLKSLQQGTQLIDADLDKYEDFPVCTNSAIHSGIIDSLVGAIERMYNLLSLKIDHPVEKCIISGGGASLLIPFIKLPIKAIDNLVLEGLIVIAEDS, from the coding sequence ATGCCTTATATTCTAGCGATTGACTCTGGCAATTCATACGTAAAATGGGGATTGTTTAATCACGGACGATGCTTAAGACAAGGAAAAGTGTCTAACGAACAGATACTTAGTTTAAATAAAGAATTTAGAGAATTAATTATTCCAGAAAAAATTGTAATTTCTCATGTCGCACGAGTGATTACGAAAAATGAAATCTGTGAGCAAATTTCAATTTGGCCGGTTGTGCCACTTTGGATTCGAACGCACTCCTTCCAATGTGGTGTTTCTAATGGTTATTCTGATTTTAGTCAATTAGGATGTGATCGCTGGGCAGCTTTAATTGCAGCATGGAAAATGCAACGACATGCTTGTTTAGTTATAAATGTTGGTTCGGCTGTGACCATTGATGCTTTGTCTGATTCTGGAAATTTTCTTGGCGGCATCATTTTACCTGGTTTCCAAATGATGCTCAAAAGTCTGCAACAGGGCACTCAGTTAATTGATGCGGATTTGGATAAATATGAAGACTTCCCTGTGTGCACCAATAGTGCAATACATAGCGGTATAATAGATTCTTTGGTAGGAGCTATTGAACGTATGTATAATTTACTATCTCTAAAGATAGATCATCCTGTAGAAAAGTGCATTATAAGCGGAGGTGGGGCATCTTTATTAATTCCTTTTATTAAGCTTCCAATTAAAGCTATTGATAATTTAGTACTGGAGGGACTTATTGTTATCGCTGAAGATTCTTAA
- a CDS encoding biotin--[acetyl-CoA-carboxylase] ligase, giving the protein MNQRTLTILKLLNDGQFQTGISLAKKLNCSRATISNALKNIDSYGIVLVKIRGRGYRWINTISYLNKDVILGFSLINPKSFSIRIFETLESTNSFLLNNLELRVSNNDCIPVVATEFQTHGRGRAGRSWQSGFGDSLTFSIVWRFEQGVSTLSGLSLLIGVAVVRVLKSFSITEVGLKWPNDILFDNQKLAGVLIDLRGEIFGPSYAIIGIGINFKLSEIIKSSIKQKITDLSTVSCLKIDRNLIFSALLVELKKLLSDFGCYGFSYFKNEWISYHVYEGKEVSLILPNGSSIVGTVDGVVDDGSICLRTPVGKKSYHVGDISLRSNYH; this is encoded by the coding sequence ATGAATCAGAGAACATTAACAATTCTGAAACTTTTGAATGATGGACAATTTCAAACCGGTATATCTTTAGCTAAGAAGCTTAATTGTTCACGTGCAACAATTTCCAATGCTTTAAAAAATATTGATTCTTATGGTATTGTATTAGTTAAAATTAGAGGACGTGGGTATCGTTGGATTAATACAATTTCATATTTAAATAAGGATGTAATTCTTGGTTTTTCCTTAATTAATCCGAAAAGCTTCTCTATCAGAATTTTTGAGACTCTAGAATCAACAAATAGTTTTTTATTAAACAATCTGGAATTGAGAGTATCAAACAATGATTGTATACCAGTAGTTGCTACTGAATTTCAAACACATGGACGAGGTCGTGCAGGAAGATCTTGGCAGAGTGGTTTTGGGGACAGTCTTACTTTCTCTATAGTCTGGCGCTTTGAGCAAGGCGTGTCTACACTATCGGGATTAAGCTTATTGATAGGTGTCGCTGTAGTTCGTGTTTTAAAATCATTCTCGATTACTGAAGTTGGTCTTAAATGGCCTAATGATATTTTATTTGATAATCAAAAATTGGCCGGCGTATTGATTGATCTTCGAGGCGAAATATTTGGACCTTCTTATGCAATAATTGGAATTGGTATCAATTTTAAGCTCTCTGAAATTATTAAATCTTCTATTAAACAAAAAATAACCGATTTGTCAACAGTTTCTTGTCTAAAAATCGATCGTAATTTAATCTTTAGCGCATTATTAGTAGAACTTAAAAAATTATTATCTGATTTTGGTTGTTATGGCTTTTCATATTTCAAGAATGAATGGATAAGCTATCATGTGTATGAAGGAAAGGAAGTTAGCTTGATATTGCCAAATGGTAGTAGCATTGTGGGCACTGTTGATGGCGTAGTTGATGATGGTTCGATTTGTTTAAGAACGCCTGTGGGGAAAAAATCGTATCATGTAGGTGATATTTCTTTGCGCTCGAATTATCATTGA
- the rplQ gene encoding 50S ribosomal protein L17, with protein sequence MRHNNALRKLNRSSSHRAAMFRNMSNSLLKHEIIKTTLPKAKELRRYVEPVITLAKIPTLANRRLAFNRLRDRDNVTKLFSELGPRYITRPGGYIRILKYGFRKGDNAPMALVELVDRPQDNQDLKTEVAE encoded by the coding sequence ATGCGCCACAATAACGCATTAAGAAAATTAAACAGATCTAGTAGTCACAGGGCAGCAATGTTTCGTAATATGAGTAATTCCTTATTGAAGCATGAAATTATTAAAACAACTCTTCCAAAGGCAAAGGAACTGAGAAGATATGTTGAACCTGTTATAACATTGGCCAAGATACCAACACTCGCAAATAGACGATTGGCATTTAATAGATTAAGAGATCGAGACAATGTTACAAAACTCTTTAGCGAACTCGGACCGCGCTATATAACAAGACCTGGTGGATATATTAGAATTCTTAAATATGGTTTTAGAAAAGGCGATAATGCACCTATGGCTCTTGTTGAACTTGTTGACAGACCACAAGATAATCAAGATCTGAAAACTGAAGTTGCAGAATAA
- the rpoA gene encoding DNA-directed RNA polymerase subunit alpha: MQGNELLTPRIIDVQNISPLHAKVVMEPFERGYGHTLGNALRRILLSSMTGFAPTEVKIAGVVHEYSALDGVQEDIVDILLNIKGIVLKLHNNDEAIITLKKSGKCVVTAGDIDVGHDVEILNPDHVLAHLTSDGKIDIQLKIEKGRGYVPATVRKNKNIENSVGTILLDASFSPIRRVSYTVESARVEQRTDLDKLIMDLETNGVVEPEEAIRFAARVLVQQLSVFADLESTPIPKEQPQVPQIDPILLRPVDDLELTVRSANCLKVENIYYIGDLIQRTEAELLRTPNLGRKSLNEIKEVLASRELTLGMKLDNWPPANLDNLAKDSNHAPQ, encoded by the coding sequence ATGCAAGGTAATGAATTATTAACACCACGTATTATTGATGTTCAGAATATATCTCCTTTACATGCTAAAGTTGTTATGGAACCTTTTGAAAGAGGATATGGCCATACTTTAGGTAATGCTTTAAGAAGAATACTTTTGTCGTCTATGACAGGATTTGCTCCTACTGAAGTAAAAATAGCTGGAGTAGTACATGAGTATTCAGCGCTTGACGGTGTTCAAGAAGATATTGTTGATATTCTTCTGAATATTAAAGGGATAGTATTAAAGCTTCATAATAACGATGAAGCTATTATAACTTTGAAAAAATCTGGGAAATGTGTTGTTACTGCTGGTGATATTGATGTTGGGCATGATGTTGAGATACTAAATCCTGATCATGTTTTAGCGCATTTAACATCTGATGGAAAGATTGATATTCAATTAAAAATAGAAAAAGGAAGAGGGTACGTACCTGCTACTGTTAGAAAAAATAAAAATATTGAAAATAGTGTAGGTACGATCTTACTGGATGCTTCATTCAGTCCTATCAGACGTGTTAGTTATACAGTCGAGAGTGCTCGCGTTGAACAAAGAACTGACCTTGATAAATTAATAATGGATTTGGAAACTAATGGTGTAGTTGAGCCCGAAGAAGCAATACGCTTTGCTGCGCGTGTACTGGTGCAGCAATTATCTGTGTTTGCCGATTTAGAGAGCACGCCTATTCCTAAGGAACAGCCGCAAGTACCTCAAATAGATCCTATTTTATTAAGGCCAGTTGATGACCTGGAACTCACAGTAAGATCTGCTAATTGCTTGAAAGTAGAGAACATTTATTACATTGGTGATCTTATTCAACGTACGGAAGCTGAACTACTACGTACGCCTAATCTAGGAAGAAAGTCTTTAAATGAAATAAAAGAAGTCCTTGCTTCACGCGAACTTACTCTTGGAATGAAATTAGATAATTGGCCACCGGCAAATCTTGATAATCTAGCTAAGGACTCAAATCATGCGCCACAATAA
- the rpsD gene encoding 30S ribosomal protein S4, which translates to MARNLDPKCKQCRREGEKLFLKGEKCFTDKCAIERRNYPPGQHGQKKGRLSDYGGQLREKQKIRKIYGILESQFRNIYKSADQQRGVTGDNLLQLLESRLDNVAYHMGFGSSRSEARQIVRHNCILVNGKRVNIPAYLVKTGDTIEITKNAKDQLRIKASIEAADRRNFPAWIDMNVKEMKGIFKSKPERSELPATINESLVVELYSK; encoded by the coding sequence TTGGCTAGAAATCTTGATCCAAAATGCAAACAATGTCGGCGGGAAGGCGAGAAGCTTTTCTTGAAAGGCGAAAAATGTTTTACTGATAAATGCGCAATTGAAAGACGAAATTATCCTCCGGGTCAACATGGCCAGAAGAAAGGAAGATTATCAGACTATGGCGGACAACTTCGTGAAAAACAAAAAATTAGAAAGATATATGGAATTCTGGAAAGCCAATTCCGTAATATTTACAAATCTGCAGATCAACAACGTGGTGTAACGGGTGATAATTTGCTTCAATTATTGGAAAGCAGACTAGATAATGTTGCTTATCATATGGGGTTTGGATCATCCCGATCAGAAGCGAGACAAATAGTTAGGCATAATTGTATCCTTGTCAATGGTAAGCGTGTGAATATTCCAGCTTATTTGGTTAAAACAGGTGATACGATTGAAATAACTAAGAATGCTAAAGATCAATTAAGAATTAAAGCATCTATTGAAGCTGCAGATAGACGAAATTTCCCTGCTTGGATAGATATGAATGTGAAAGAAATGAAAGGAATTTTTAAATCTAAGCCAGAGCGATCTGAACTACCTGCAACAATAAATGAATCCTTAGTTGTTGAATTATACTCTAAGTAA